TGCAACGGTGAATAACTGTTCCATGCTGAACGCTGAAGACATAGTCATTGAAAAAAGCGAACTGGAAGACTCTGCTGCCCTTTACGGGGCGGCCCGTCTCGCTCTGGACATAATTTAGACGGGGTTATGAATTCAGCCGATAACCCTTTCTACAACAGGCCATAGATACCTGGCGGAAACTCCCAATATGGCAAAACCCAGTATAAGCTTGATGTAAGACGCCGGAAAATATTTTTGCAACCTTGCTCCCGTGTATATGCCTATAAAACCACCGAGACCGAAAAGTGCACCCAACAACCAGTCGGGGCTGGCATTGGCGCTTTTTGTCGTTAAAGGGCCGAAGGCGTAAAAAAGCGCGGCAACAATGGAGGTTACCCAGGTAGAACAGAGGGCTGCTCCGGAAACAATGTAAACGGGCAGTCTCATGACCGAAACCAGGAAAGGGGCCATTAAAGCCCCACCGCCTATTCCGTAGGCACCACCTATCACGCCAACGACAAGGCTTACTGAAGCAACAAACAAAGGCGAAAAAGAGTAGGGCCGACCTTCAAAGCTCACGACGCAAACCCTGCCGAATTTTTCGGCCGTGATGCGCCCTTTCGGCGGCGGAAGAGAGGAACCGCCCTTCTTTGATGCCGTTACATCCGAATAGCCGCTCCACAGAGTACGAAGCCCCAGATAGGCCAGG
This Thermodesulforhabdus norvegica DNA region includes the following protein-coding sequences:
- a CDS encoding sulfite exporter TauE/SafE family protein yields the protein MDIFEIFRYRFPVSGVETYIFVPPLVMGIISFFTSMGGVSGAFILLPFQMSVLHYTAPGVSATNFVYNIVSIPSGVYRYIRDGKFSRLLFLTLMIGTLPGVFLGYFIRLTYLPNPGPFKIFVGCVLAYLGLRTLWSGYSDVTASKKGGSSLPPPKGRITAEKFGRVCVVSFEGRPYSFSPLFVASVSLVVGVIGGAYGIGGGALMAPFLVSVMRLPVYIVSGAALCSTWVTSIVAALFYAFGPLTTKSANASPDWLLGALFGLGGFIGIYTGARLQKYFPASYIKLILGFAILGVSARYLWPVVERVIG